One genomic region from Flagellimonas oceani encodes:
- a CDS encoding head GIN domain-containing protein, which translates to MKRSKCEIRNTKRSLGGALGAFLMLFTFLMISCNGDNVPDCFQNAGNMVREPLDVSEFSAITVFENLNVVLKQGDEQLVEVETGEFLLNDVSAVVEGNRLILRNENSCNYVRDYGLTTIYITSPNITEIRSSTGLLISSDGVLNYPNLNLLAESFVNPETETTDGSFDLNLNSNTVRIVVNGIAFFKLQGNTVNFNVNVAAGDSRIEAENLISENVTVNHRGSNDVFVNPQQRLEGVVRGTGNLISVNTPPVVDVEELFNGRLIFQD; encoded by the coding sequence TTAATGCTGTTTACCTTTTTGATGATCTCCTGCAATGGTGATAATGTGCCCGATTGTTTTCAGAATGCGGGCAATATGGTAAGGGAACCTTTAGATGTTTCCGAATTCAGTGCCATTACGGTTTTTGAAAATCTTAATGTAGTCCTCAAACAGGGAGATGAACAATTGGTGGAAGTGGAAACGGGCGAATTTCTATTGAACGATGTTTCTGCGGTGGTAGAGGGTAACCGCCTTATCCTTCGTAATGAGAACAGTTGCAACTATGTTCGGGATTACGGCCTGACAACGATTTATATTACCTCGCCCAATATCACAGAAATTCGAAGCAGTACAGGGCTGTTGATTTCCAGTGATGGGGTGCTGAATTATCCCAACCTAAATCTGTTGGCGGAGAGTTTTGTAAATCCAGAAACCGAAACCACGGATGGTTCTTTTGATTTAAACCTGAATTCCAATACCGTCAGAATAGTGGTAAATGGTATAGCTTTCTTTAAGCTTCAGGGAAATACTGTAAATTTTAACGTAAATGTTGCAGCAGGAGATTCTAGGATCGAAGCTGAGAATCTGATTTCGGAAAATGTAACTGTAAACCACAGGGGTTCCAATGATGTTTTTGTAAATCCGCAGCAAAGATTAGAAGGTGTGGTAAGGGGCACGGGAAATTTGATCAGCGTTAACACACCTCCAGTGGTGGATGTGGAAGAACTTTTTAATGGTAGATTGATTTTTCAGGATTAA
- a CDS encoding serine hydrolase domain-containing protein, whose amino-acid sequence MGNLISHIKNLFSPFPKVKPLNGLTGMEKADALFHNLVAEKKIPGLSVAILDRGELLLQKGYGYADLENRKKVNPQRTVFRIASISKCITGLALGKMMEGGILDLDASFYTYVPYFPKKKYEFTLRQLASHTAGIRGYRGKEYALNQDYSIKDGIEVFKNDPLFFEPGTSYLYNSFDFVLLSLAMQEASGVPFQDYVKENILIPLGLNNTFSPVDFAVSSMATENKTRFYTKRSLCFTQAVAVNNNYKLAGGGYLSTCEDIAKLGQAILEERLLKSATYRQLLTSQIIEDKPTYYGLGFQVSKDANGRAFVGHVGNSVGACTNLFVYPEQEKVIAILINCTDPKVQSVLDEAIDAVLKS is encoded by the coding sequence TTGGGAAATCTTATTTCACATATTAAAAATCTGTTTTCCCCATTTCCAAAAGTCAAACCACTCAATGGATTAACGGGAATGGAAAAAGCGGATGCACTTTTCCATAATCTAGTTGCGGAGAAAAAAATACCGGGATTGTCCGTTGCCATTTTGGATAGGGGTGAATTGTTGCTCCAAAAAGGATATGGTTATGCTGATTTGGAAAATAGAAAAAAGGTAAATCCCCAGCGTACCGTTTTCCGTATAGCAAGCATTTCCAAATGCATTACGGGATTGGCCTTGGGCAAAATGATGGAAGGTGGCATCCTGGATCTGGACGCGTCTTTTTACACTTATGTGCCTTACTTTCCCAAAAAGAAATACGAATTCACACTTCGCCAATTGGCAAGTCATACCGCTGGGATTCGTGGCTATCGGGGCAAGGAATACGCTTTGAATCAGGATTACTCCATCAAAGATGGGATAGAAGTCTTTAAAAATGACCCCTTGTTTTTCGAGCCGGGAACCAGTTACCTCTATAATAGTTTTGATTTTGTGTTGTTGTCCTTGGCCATGCAGGAAGCTAGTGGTGTTCCATTTCAAGACTACGTCAAAGAAAATATTTTGATTCCGTTGGGATTAAACAATACTTTTTCCCCAGTGGATTTTGCTGTCAGTTCGATGGCAACCGAGAACAAAACAAGATTTTACACCAAGCGGTCACTTTGCTTTACCCAAGCTGTTGCCGTAAACAACAATTACAAATTGGCTGGAGGTGGGTATTTATCGACCTGCGAAGATATTGCCAAATTGGGGCAGGCGATTTTGGAGGAAAGATTGCTCAAGTCAGCAACCTACAGGCAATTGCTGACTTCCCAGATCATTGAAGACAAACCCACATACTACGGCCTTGGGTTTCAGGTCAGCAAAGATGCAAACGGCAGGGCGTTTGTTGGGCATGTCGGCAACAGCGTGGGAGCTTGCACCAATCTTTTTGTTTATCCAGAGCAGGAGAAAGTCATTGCTATCCTGATCAATTGCACGGACCCAAAAGTGCAATCTGTTTTGGATGAGGCGATTGATGCTGTTTTAAAGAGTTGA
- a CDS encoding pyridoxal phosphate-dependent decarboxylase family protein, translating into MKQNNARLELSKEEMKNYGYQIIDAIVEHHATQHEKLPVALGSREEMDSLFLEEAPEQGMDSSEVLNFVLDKVMTNSANMAHPRSFSFVPGPSNYVSVMADALATGYNIFSGGWAASPAAAELEIVTIQWLLKIFGFPKKKGGGIFTSGGSMANLTAVVTARRIKCGDDFSKAVIYLSDQAHSSNIKAIRVLGFKKEQIRIIPTDSELKFSVNKLKNCIAKDRLEGLYPFCLIATAGTTNTGTVDPLVELGKICKKEDIWFHIDGAYGGAAILSQKGKQAMKGIEKADSLTVDPHKWFFQPYEMGCLLVRNHKNLSSTFTEKPEYLRDIEGNTSEINFYDHGIQLTRRFRALKFYMSLKTFGLKEFRDAITYNIDLAEEVETMLRGSKSWEVVFPATLAVINFRYNPINKKYSEKELDKINQYISAKVVDSRKALLVTTILNGQIVLRMCLINPRTTMEDVTETFDLCKKYALEIEEELAKKV; encoded by the coding sequence ATGAAGCAGAACAACGCCAGATTGGAACTCTCCAAAGAAGAAATGAAGAATTATGGCTATCAAATTATTGATGCTATTGTAGAACACCATGCCACCCAACATGAAAAATTGCCCGTAGCGCTCGGTTCAAGAGAGGAAATGGACTCCTTGTTCTTGGAGGAAGCCCCTGAACAAGGTATGGATTCTTCTGAAGTTCTGAATTTTGTTTTGGACAAGGTAATGACCAACAGCGCCAATATGGCCCACCCAAGGTCGTTTTCGTTTGTTCCCGGGCCTAGCAACTATGTTAGTGTTATGGCGGATGCCTTGGCAACGGGTTACAACATCTTCTCCGGGGGATGGGCTGCCAGTCCTGCCGCTGCCGAATTGGAAATCGTGACCATTCAATGGTTGTTGAAGATTTTTGGTTTCCCCAAGAAAAAAGGAGGCGGCATCTTCACCAGTGGAGGCTCCATGGCGAATCTAACCGCTGTGGTAACCGCCCGACGAATAAAATGTGGCGATGATTTTTCCAAAGCCGTGATTTATCTATCCGATCAAGCGCATTCTTCCAACATTAAGGCGATTCGGGTGCTGGGCTTTAAAAAAGAGCAGATTAGGATCATTCCCACGGACAGCGAACTCAAGTTTTCCGTAAACAAATTAAAAAACTGTATTGCCAAGGACCGATTGGAAGGCCTTTATCCTTTCTGTTTGATTGCCACTGCTGGAACGACCAATACGGGAACAGTTGATCCATTGGTGGAATTGGGAAAAATATGCAAGAAAGAGGATATCTGGTTCCATATTGATGGCGCCTACGGCGGAGCGGCCATCTTATCCCAAAAAGGAAAACAGGCAATGAAAGGCATTGAAAAAGCCGATTCCCTGACGGTGGACCCCCACAAATGGTTCTTTCAGCCCTACGAAATGGGCTGCCTTTTGGTGCGAAACCACAAAAATCTGAGCAGTACTTTTACAGAAAAACCAGAATATTTAAGAGATATCGAGGGCAATACTTCGGAAATCAATTTTTACGACCACGGTATCCAGTTGACCCGCAGGTTTAGGGCGCTCAAGTTTTATATGTCCTTAAAAACCTTTGGTTTAAAGGAATTCCGGGACGCCATTACCTACAATATTGATTTGGCCGAAGAAGTAGAAACCATGCTCCGAGGCAGCAAAAGTTGGGAAGTTGTTTTCCCGGCAACCTTGGCGGTCATCAACTTTAGGTACAACCCCATCAACAAAAAGTATTCGGAGAAAGAGTTGGATAAAATCAACCAGTACATTTCCGCAAAAGTTGTGGATTCGCGCAAAGCCTTGCTTGTTACCACCATTTTAAATGGGCAGATTGTGCTTCGGATGTGCCTCATCAACCCAAGAACCACGATGGAAGATGTGACCGAAACCTTTGATCTTTGCAAAAAATATGCGTTGGAAATTGAGGAGGAGTTGGCCAAAAAAGTCTAA
- the gldA gene encoding gliding motility-associated ABC transporter ATP-binding subunit GldA — MSITVQNITKTFGSQKALNNVSFTINKGEVVGFLGPNGAGKSTMMRILTTYYKADNGEASVNGFNVLEDEKDVQKSIGYLPEHNPLYLEMYVKEYLAFNADVYNVDKSKINDVIEQTGLSPEAHKKIGQLSKGYRQRVGLAAALLHDPEVLILDEPTTGLDPNQLIEIRKLIREIGKEKTILLSTHIMKEVEAVCDRVIIINKGELVADKKLEELREAEEQIIEVEFDYRVEEQLLQQMPNVSHVKNTGGFVYEITFGTSKDMRPIVFDFAHDNKLKTLQLSRKNKNLESLFTELTS, encoded by the coding sequence ATGTCCATCACCGTACAGAACATCACAAAGACCTTTGGTTCGCAAAAAGCGTTGAACAATGTTTCATTTACCATCAACAAAGGAGAAGTCGTCGGTTTTTTAGGTCCCAATGGTGCTGGAAAGTCCACCATGATGCGGATTTTGACCACCTATTACAAAGCGGACAACGGTGAGGCCTCTGTAAACGGGTTCAATGTTTTGGAAGACGAAAAAGACGTTCAGAAAAGTATCGGGTATTTGCCAGAGCACAATCCGTTGTATTTGGAAATGTATGTAAAGGAGTATTTGGCCTTTAATGCCGATGTCTACAACGTGGACAAATCCAAGATCAATGATGTGATCGAGCAAACCGGTCTATCTCCAGAAGCCCACAAAAAAATCGGGCAGTTATCCAAAGGATACCGCCAGCGTGTCGGCCTAGCCGCTGCTCTGTTGCACGACCCCGAAGTTTTGATTCTCGATGAGCCGACTACAGGACTTGACCCCAACCAATTGATAGAAATTAGAAAACTGATCCGCGAAATCGGCAAGGAGAAGACCATTTTGCTCTCCACCCACATTATGAAAGAAGTTGAAGCCGTTTGTGACCGTGTGATCATCATCAACAAAGGAGAATTGGTGGCCGATAAGAAGCTGGAAGAACTCCGTGAAGCCGAGGAGCAAATCATTGAGGTGGAATTTGATTATCGCGTAGAGGAGCAATTGCTTCAGCAAATGCCCAATGTTTCCCATGTAAAAAATACAGGCGGATTTGTCTACGAAATCACTTTTGGCACTTCAAAGGATATGCGGCCGATCGTTTTTGATTTTGCGCACGACAACAAACTAAAAACATTGCAGCTCAGCAGAAAGAACAAAAACTTGGAAAGCCTCTTTACCGAACTCACCTCCTAA
- a CDS encoding prephenate dehydratase, with the protein MELKVAIQGIKGSNHHQVATDFFGERIELLECNSFDAVIDSLLIGAADKGIMAIENSIAGSIIPNYNLVYHNNIHVIGEHYLNIHHNLMVLKGRTFDDIQEVHSHPMALLQCKEFFKAHPQIKLVESVDTAETAKRINEDKLEHIAAIAPKMAAELYDLEIIADNIQTIVNNSTRFIILKKQNKVLPEEEINKASLRFITDHKRGSLATVLNVMSDCNMNLTKIQSLPVIETPWKYAFFVDVTFDKYKHFAKTKSLMQIMAEDFKVLGEYKNALL; encoded by the coding sequence ATGGAATTAAAAGTTGCCATACAAGGAATAAAAGGGTCGAACCATCATCAGGTGGCCACCGATTTTTTCGGGGAAAGAATTGAGTTGCTCGAGTGCAACTCTTTTGATGCAGTTATCGATAGCTTATTGATCGGTGCAGCCGACAAGGGAATCATGGCCATCGAGAATTCCATAGCCGGTTCCATAATACCAAACTACAATTTGGTGTACCACAACAATATCCATGTAATCGGGGAGCACTACTTAAATATTCACCATAACCTTATGGTTCTAAAGGGCAGAACCTTTGATGATATCCAAGAGGTGCATTCGCACCCCATGGCTTTGTTGCAGTGTAAGGAGTTCTTTAAGGCGCATCCCCAGATCAAATTGGTGGAAAGTGTGGATACAGCGGAAACAGCAAAACGAATCAATGAGGATAAGCTGGAACACATTGCCGCAATAGCCCCAAAAATGGCGGCCGAATTGTACGATTTGGAAATTATTGCGGACAACATCCAGACCATTGTCAACAATTCCACGCGGTTCATCATTCTAAAAAAACAAAATAAGGTGCTGCCCGAAGAGGAAATCAACAAGGCATCATTAAGGTTTATAACCGATCACAAAAGAGGAAGCTTGGCGACGGTATTAAATGTAATGAGCGATTGCAATATGAACCTGACCAAGATTCAGTCCCTGCCTGTAATCGAGACCCCTTGGAAGTATGCTTTTTTTGTGGATGTAACTTTTGATAAATACAAGCACTTTGCCAAGACCAAATCTTTGATGCAGATCATGGCCGAGGATTTCAAGGTGTTGGGCGAATATAAAAATGCATTGTTGTAA
- a CDS encoding pyridoxal phosphate-dependent aminotransferase, with translation MITADRLNTVQEYYFSKKLREVRGLMAQGKPIINMGIGSPDLAPSPQVLETLRDSIIEAGAHQYQSYQGLPQLREAIADFYQQKFEVSVDANTEILPLMGSKEGIMHISMAFLNEGDEVLLPNPGYPTYASVTNLVGGKAITYDLKAENGWFPDLEQLAKKDLSKVKLMWISYPHMPTGATATKEQLESLVDFAKENEILLVNDNPYSFVLSNNPTSILSIEGAKDCTLELNSLSKTFNMAGWRVGMLLGSEEHINAVLKVKSNMDSGMFYGIQKGAIAALQSGPEWFDELDKVYTKRRELMFRLADKLGCTYDKNAVGMFVWCKLPEGAKSSEEFIDGVLHDKDIFIAPGTIFGSNGEGYIRFSLCVSEEKIKEAIERF, from the coding sequence ATGATAACAGCAGATCGATTAAATACCGTACAGGAATATTACTTCTCCAAAAAATTAAGGGAGGTCAGGGGATTGATGGCCCAAGGAAAACCAATCATCAATATGGGTATCGGCAGCCCGGATTTGGCACCGTCACCGCAAGTATTGGAAACCCTTCGGGATTCCATTATCGAAGCGGGGGCGCATCAATACCAGAGTTATCAAGGATTGCCACAACTACGCGAAGCCATTGCGGATTTCTATCAGCAAAAGTTCGAGGTGTCCGTGGACGCCAATACCGAAATTTTGCCCTTGATGGGTTCGAAGGAAGGAATCATGCACATCAGTATGGCCTTTTTAAATGAAGGTGATGAGGTGTTGCTCCCTAATCCTGGGTATCCTACTTATGCATCCGTTACCAATTTAGTGGGTGGAAAAGCCATTACCTACGATTTGAAAGCTGAAAATGGTTGGTTTCCTGATTTGGAGCAATTGGCCAAGAAAGACTTGTCCAAAGTAAAGTTAATGTGGATCAGTTATCCGCACATGCCCACAGGTGCAACGGCGACCAAGGAGCAGTTGGAATCATTGGTGGATTTTGCCAAAGAGAACGAGATTCTTTTGGTGAACGATAATCCATACAGTTTTGTCCTGTCGAATAACCCAACAAGTATTCTGTCCATCGAAGGGGCCAAAGATTGCACTTTGGAACTGAACAGTTTGAGCAAGACCTTCAATATGGCAGGTTGGCGTGTTGGAATGTTGCTTGGCAGCGAGGAGCACATCAACGCTGTCTTAAAGGTGAAGAGCAACATGGATTCTGGGATGTTTTATGGCATTCAAAAAGGGGCCATTGCGGCACTGCAAAGCGGGCCCGAATGGTTCGATGAACTAGATAAGGTGTACACTAAAAGACGGGAATTGATGTTCCGATTGGCGGATAAATTGGGCTGCACCTATGATAAAAATGCCGTGGGCATGTTTGTTTGGTGCAAATTACCGGAGGGTGCGAAGTCTTCGGAAGAATTTATAGATGGAGTGTTGCACGATAAAGATATTTTTATTGCTCCGGGAACCATATTCGGAAGCAATGGCGAAGGCTATATCCGTTTTTCACTTTGCGTGAGCGAAGAAAAAATCAAAGAAGCCATAGAAAGATTTTAG
- a CDS encoding prephenate dehydrogenase: MKVVIVGVGLIGGSFAKDVKKLHPEAEITGVDKSDAHLDEALQLQIIDKKGDYDALATADMVYVSIPVNVLVSELPKILDAAGDETVVMDAGSTKRLICEQVADHPKRRNFIACHPIAGTEFSGPTAALQGLYDGKTMIICEVEKTTFKLQERALAIFQEIGMRIRYMNPEAHDKHIAYVSHLSHISSFMLGKTVIEKEKNERDIFDMAGSGFESTVRLAKSSPDMWTPIFEQNKDNVVETLEEYIENLTRFKQLILDNDFENVHQEMSNTNKIKQILKGIPLTKK, from the coding sequence ATGAAAGTAGTCATTGTAGGAGTTGGTTTGATAGGCGGTTCTTTCGCGAAGGATGTAAAAAAACTGCATCCCGAAGCGGAAATTACTGGGGTGGACAAAAGTGATGCCCATTTGGACGAGGCCTTACAACTTCAAATCATAGATAAAAAAGGAGATTACGATGCATTGGCAACTGCAGATATGGTATATGTGAGCATTCCGGTAAACGTTTTGGTCTCCGAGTTGCCCAAAATATTGGATGCCGCTGGAGATGAAACCGTGGTAATGGATGCAGGCTCCACCAAACGATTGATATGTGAGCAAGTTGCCGATCATCCCAAAAGAAGGAATTTTATAGCATGTCACCCGATTGCCGGTACCGAGTTCTCGGGACCAACAGCAGCCTTGCAAGGGTTGTACGATGGTAAGACCATGATCATATGCGAAGTGGAAAAAACAACTTTTAAGCTTCAGGAAAGGGCATTGGCCATTTTTCAAGAGATAGGCATGCGGATTCGGTACATGAACCCCGAAGCACACGATAAACACATCGCCTACGTCTCTCATTTATCACACATTAGCTCTTTTATGTTGGGAAAGACGGTTATCGAGAAAGAAAAAAATGAGCGTGATATTTTTGACATGGCGGGGAGTGGATTTGAGAGTACCGTTCGTTTGGCAAAAAGTTCACCGGATATGTGGACGCCGATTTTTGAACAGAACAAGGACAATGTTGTGGAAACGTTGGAAGAGTATATCGAGAATCTTACACGGTTCAAACAACTGATTTTGGACAACGATTTTGAGAATGTCCACCAAGAAATGAGCAATACCAATAAAATAAAACAAATACTAAAAGGAATACCACTTACAAAAAAATAG
- a CDS encoding bifunctional 3-deoxy-7-phosphoheptulonate synthase/chorismate mutase type II — translation MENKKEMRKWLDDMNLAHPLVVAGPCSAETEDQVLKIAHELKDTDVSYYRAGIWKPRTRPGNFEGVGAIGLKWLQKVKEETGLKTATEVANRAHVDLALEHDIDLLWIGARSTVSPFIVQDIADALEGTDKIVLVKNPVNPDLSLWLGAVERLYSANIEKLGVIHRGFSTYEKTKYRNIPEWQLAIELQTKFPDLPIINDPSHITGKRDMVFDVSQTALDLNFDGLMIETHYDPDNAWSDAAQQVTPKTLIQMMKDLRIRKETDEEAEYNSNLSNLRAQIDILDNQLIDLMGKRMKISDGIGELKKQKNVAVLQSNRWNAILGNMILEGEQRGLSEEFVLKMFKAIHQESINHQEKIINS, via the coding sequence ATGGAAAACAAAAAGGAAATGAGGAAATGGTTGGATGACATGAATTTGGCTCATCCCTTGGTAGTAGCTGGTCCGTGCAGTGCGGAGACCGAAGACCAAGTATTAAAAATAGCCCACGAGCTAAAAGATACCGACGTGAGCTATTACCGTGCCGGAATCTGGAAACCAAGAACTCGTCCTGGAAACTTTGAGGGAGTTGGCGCCATTGGATTGAAGTGGTTGCAAAAGGTAAAAGAAGAAACTGGTCTAAAAACGGCCACGGAGGTAGCCAACCGAGCACACGTAGACCTTGCTTTGGAGCACGATATCGATCTATTGTGGATCGGTGCACGTTCTACCGTGAGCCCATTTATCGTTCAAGATATTGCAGATGCTTTGGAAGGAACTGACAAAATCGTTTTGGTAAAAAACCCGGTAAACCCAGATCTATCTTTGTGGTTGGGAGCTGTGGAACGTTTATATTCTGCCAATATCGAAAAATTGGGTGTGATCCATAGAGGTTTTTCCACTTACGAAAAAACCAAATACCGTAATATTCCGGAGTGGCAGCTGGCCATTGAGTTGCAGACAAAATTCCCTGATCTGCCCATCATTAACGACCCAAGCCACATAACTGGAAAGCGCGATATGGTTTTTGATGTTTCCCAGACCGCCTTGGATTTGAACTTTGATGGTTTAATGATCGAAACACATTACGATCCGGACAATGCTTGGAGCGATGCCGCCCAGCAGGTTACCCCCAAAACGTTGATTCAGATGATGAAAGATTTGCGTATTAGGAAAGAGACCGATGAGGAAGCAGAGTACAATAGCAATTTGAGCAATCTAAGGGCGCAAATCGATATTCTGGACAATCAATTGATTGACCTAATGGGTAAACGAATGAAGATTTCCGATGGAATCGGTGAACTTAAAAAACAGAAGAACGTTGCCGTATTGCAAAGCAATCGTTGGAACGCTATTCTGGGCAATATGATCTTGGAAGGGGAGCAAAGAGGATTGAGCGAGGAATTTGTTTTGAAAATGTTCAAGGCAATCCATCAGGAATCCATCAACCACCAAGAAAAAATCATCAACTCGTAG
- a CDS encoding head GIN domain-containing protein: MKKLYTLSLLLLPLVMFSQRIIDTEVGEFNKIKVFDLIEVNLIQSDENKIMIKGWNVDDIIWTNKNGTLKLRMQLDKKFQGEDTMIEVYYTNLDVIDGNEGAQITCNEMVQKSKIELRAQEGAMIRIGMDVDYAEVRAVTGGIVKASGLAKNQSVVLNTGGIFEGRELRTATTDVKISAGGEADVFASEMVDINVRAGGDVYVYGNPETVHKKTFVGGRVYIKD; encoded by the coding sequence ATGAAAAAATTATACACACTTAGCCTTCTTTTGTTGCCCTTGGTCATGTTTTCACAACGAATCATTGATACCGAGGTCGGGGAATTCAACAAAATCAAGGTTTTTGATTTGATCGAGGTCAATTTGATCCAATCGGACGAGAACAAGATTATGATCAAGGGCTGGAACGTGGACGACATTATTTGGACCAACAAAAACGGAACATTAAAACTCCGTATGCAGTTGGACAAAAAGTTTCAGGGCGAGGATACCATGATCGAGGTGTACTACACCAATTTGGATGTTATAGATGGTAATGAAGGAGCCCAAATTACCTGTAACGAAATGGTACAAAAAAGCAAGATCGAGCTAAGGGCCCAAGAGGGTGCCATGATCCGTATAGGTATGGATGTTGATTATGCCGAGGTAAGGGCGGTGACCGGCGGAATCGTAAAAGCTTCGGGACTGGCCAAAAACCAAAGTGTTGTTTTGAACACCGGTGGAATTTTTGAGGGTCGTGAACTAAGAACTGCCACAACCGATGTGAAGATTTCTGCAGGCGGGGAAGCGGATGTGTTCGCTTCAGAAATGGTGGATATCAATGTGAGAGCCGGTGGTGATGTCTATGTATACGGAAATCCGGAAACGGTACATAAAAAAACCTTTGTAGGCGGACGGGTCTATATTAAGGATTAA
- the rsgA gene encoding ribosome small subunit-dependent GTPase A, which translates to MNGTVYKSTGSWYTVKSSEGEFYECRIKGKFRTHGIKSTNPVAVGDYVEFQLESIGDETIGVISSIGERKNYIVRRSVKLSKQTHIIAANLDQVFLLVTLNNPPTFTSFIDRFLVTAEAYDIPVVLLFNKMDSYSEEEKLEVNWLMSLYSKIGYGCIPIEAKQGKNVDQVKELMLGNTSMFAGHSGVGKSTLVNALETGLELKTAEISEQHMQGQHTTTFAEMYDLSFDARIIDTPGIKGFGIVDMEKDEIGDYFPEFFALKSECKFNNCLHLDEPKCAVIEALENDEVAASRYRSYVQMVTGDEDNPYRER; encoded by the coding sequence GTGAACGGAACTGTTTATAAATCAACGGGAAGCTGGTATACCGTAAAGTCCTCGGAGGGAGAATTTTATGAATGCCGGATCAAAGGCAAGTTCCGTACCCATGGAATCAAAAGTACCAATCCGGTCGCTGTGGGCGATTATGTGGAATTTCAACTGGAAAGTATTGGAGATGAAACCATTGGTGTGATTTCCAGTATCGGAGAGCGTAAAAATTATATCGTTCGCAGGTCGGTCAAGCTTTCCAAGCAGACCCATATCATTGCTGCAAACTTGGATCAGGTATTTTTGTTGGTGACCTTGAACAATCCCCCGACCTTTACCAGCTTTATAGATCGTTTTTTGGTTACGGCAGAAGCCTATGACATTCCTGTGGTATTGCTTTTCAATAAAATGGATTCCTATTCGGAGGAAGAAAAGTTGGAGGTGAATTGGTTGATGAGCCTGTATTCAAAAATTGGCTACGGATGTATTCCAATAGAGGCCAAGCAGGGCAAAAATGTTGATCAGGTCAAAGAATTGATGCTGGGCAACACAAGTATGTTTGCCGGCCACTCCGGAGTGGGCAAATCAACCTTGGTCAATGCATTGGAAACAGGTCTTGAATTAAAAACGGCAGAGATTTCCGAGCAGCATATGCAGGGCCAGCACACCACAACGTTTGCAGAAATGTACGATTTATCGTTCGATGCACGGATCATAGATACCCCCGGGATCAAGGGATTCGGTATTGTGGATATGGAAAAAGACGAGATTGGCGATTATTTTCCAGAATTTTTTGCATTAAAATCGGAATGTAAATTCAATAACTGTCTCCACTTGGATGAACCAAAATGTGCGGTAATAGAAGCCTTGGAGAATGATGAAGTTGCCGCCAGTAGATATAGGAGCTACGTGCAAATGGTAACAGGGGATGAAGACAATCCATACAGGGAGAGATAA
- the dtd gene encoding D-aminoacyl-tRNA deacylase: protein MRTVLQRVSKASVTVEGELISSIDHGLLILLGIEDADTKEDIDWLTNKILNLRIFNDENEVMNRSVMDVEGDIIVVSQFTLHAQTKKGNRPSYIKAAKPDTAVPMYEAFVQVLEKKLGKKVGTGVFGADMKVELLNDGPVTITMDTKNKE, encoded by the coding sequence ATGAGGACAGTATTACAAAGAGTTTCAAAAGCCAGTGTAACCGTTGAGGGGGAACTGATTTCATCAATTGATCATGGTCTTTTGATATTGTTGGGAATCGAAGATGCCGATACCAAAGAGGATATTGATTGGTTGACCAATAAAATTTTAAATCTTCGCATTTTTAATGATGAAAATGAGGTAATGAACCGTTCCGTGATGGACGTCGAAGGTGATATTATTGTAGTAAGTCAGTTTACGTTGCACGCCCAGACCAAAAAAGGCAATCGTCCATCCTATATTAAAGCGGCGAAACCGGATACAGCAGTTCCCATGTATGAAGCCTTTGTGCAAGTTTTGGAAAAAAAACTTGGTAAAAAAGTAGGAACTGGAGTTTTCGGGGCCGACATGAAAGTGGAGTTGCTGAATGATGGCCCGGTTACCATTACAATGGATACAAAAAACAAAGAATAA
- a CDS encoding nucleotide pyrophosphohydrolase, with translation MNIANAQKAVDEWIKNHGVRYFNELTNMAQLTEEVGEVARIIARRYGEQSEKESDKAKDLGEELADVVFVVLCLANQTGIDLQEAFDKKLDLKTKRDHDRHQNNKKLK, from the coding sequence ATGAATATTGCAAACGCACAAAAAGCCGTTGACGAATGGATCAAAAACCACGGGGTCCGCTATTTTAACGAACTCACCAATATGGCCCAGCTTACCGAAGAGGTAGGGGAGGTGGCCCGCATTATTGCACGACGCTACGGGGAACAGAGCGAGAAGGAATCCGACAAAGCCAAGGATTTGGGCGAAGAACTCGCCGATGTGGTTTTTGTGGTACTCTGCTTGGCCAACCAAACAGGCATAGATTTGCAGGAAGCTTTTGATAAAAAGTTGGACCTTAAGACCAAACGCGACCACGACCGTCATCAAAATAACAAAAAGCTCAAATAA